Genomic segment of Bacteroides stercoris ATCC 43183:
TATCCCGCCTGCAAAGGCAAGTGTGAGCCTATATTGGGACATATGCTGCAAGGTCTTGAAGTAGACGAGAACCCGATTCTGAAAGAGTTGCAGTCCGGCAAGAAAACATTGGACATTATCTACGAAGACGAATGGCTGGCGGTGGTTAATAAACCGGCAGGGATGTTGTCCGTACCCGGCAAGGAAGATGTGGTTTCCGTTTACAGCATGATGCGCGAGCGGTATCCCGATGCGGACGGTCCGTTGATTGTACACCGCCTGGATATGGCTACATCGGGACTGCTGGTGGTTGCAAAAACCAAGCAGGTCCACCAAAACCTGCAAGCGCAGTTTAAAAACCGCAGTATAGGCAAACGCTATATTGCGTTGCTTCAAGGCAGCGTTTCTCAAGATGCGGGAACGGTTGAACTGCCATTATGCCCGAACCCGCTCGACCGCCCCCGGCAAATGGTGCATACCGGATATGGCAAGCCTGCTGTAACAGACTTTGAAGTACTGGAACGCAAGGACAACCGTACCCGTATCGCCTTTTATCCCCGCACCGGACGCACCCACCAGCTTCGGGTGCATGCCGCCCACCCGCTCGGACTGCACTGCCCCATCATAGGCGACGAGCTCTATGGACGGAAAGCCGAACGCCTGTATCTGCACGCCGAAATGCTGGAGTTTACACATCCGGTGACCGGAAAGAGAATAAGCATCACTCAAAAAGCAGACTTCTAACCTATGAAGTAACCGATTATAACCGGCAACCGACGTTTATACCAACAGTAATCACTATTAATAACCCCAAAACAAGTATCCGATGAAAATCCTTCGACCCACCCCGCAAGATTATGACGAACTGCTCACCGTATGGGAAGCCTCCGTTCGCAGTACCCACCATTTCCTGACAGAAGAGAACATACAATTCTACAAGCCATTGGTACGAAACCAATATTTCCAGGCCGTAGAGCTTTACATCATCCGCAACCGGGAAGGAAAAATCGCTGCCTTTATGGGGCTAAGCGACGAACTCATTGAAATGCTCTTTGTACATCCCGATGAACAGGGAAAAGGATATGGCAAGCAGTTGATGCAATACGCACTCCACGAAAAACATATCTATAAGGTGGACGTCAATGAGCAAAACGAAAAAGCTCACCGGTTCTATCTGCACATGGGCTTTCAACTCATCGGAAGAGATGAAACCGACCCTTCGGGGAATCCTTTTCCCATTTTACACCTGCAATGGAAGCCGTAGATGAACACGCATTGCATAAAACAAAAACAGATTGACTTATGAAAATACATCACATCGCCATCTGGACTTTCCGTCTGGAAGAAATGAAAGAATTCTATATCCGTTACTTCAAAGGTACAAGCAATGAGAAATACGTCAACCCTCAAAAAGGATTTGAATCCTACTTTATCCGCTTCGACTGCGGAGCCGACCTGGAGCTGATGAGCCGTACCGATGTACAGAATACTCCCATCGGGGAAAACAGGCTCGGTTTGACCCACTTCGCCTTTGCACTCGACAGCAAAGAAGAGGTTCTCGAACTGACGGAAAAGCTGCGAAGTGCCGGATATACCATCAGCGGAGAACCCCGTACATCGGGAGACGGATATTTTGAAAGCGTAGTGCTCGACCCCGACGGCAACCGTGTGGAATGCGTGTTCAAAGCAGGCTGAAAAGTCATTTTACACAGAATTTAAATCAACGTCTTTCGTCCGGCATTGCACTAAGTTTCCTATGTTTGCAACATAATTCATAAGTAGATTTTAAATTTATCGGAAACCATGAAAATCATTGCATTCCTATTTACGGCATTTATCAGCCTGCAAATGTCCGGGCAAGAGAAATTCCCCGACGGCACGCCTATTCCCGACTGGTTCAGACAGAACGAAATCGTAAACATCGACACACTGGGCAAGAAGTATACCATTACCGATTACGGTGTGGCAAACGACAGTACAATCCTGCAAACGGAGAAAATACAGGCCGTCATCGACCGGGCAGCCGAGAATGGCGGCGGCGTTATCATCATCCCCAAAGGAACATTCCTCAGCGGCTCCATCTTCTTCAAGCCAAAAACGCATCTATACATGGAAGAAGGTGCAGTGCTGAAAGGAAGTGACGACATCAGCAACTTCGCCATTGTCAACACCCGCATAGAAGGACAAAGCCTGAAATACTTCGCCGCACTGGTGAATGCCGACAAAGTAAACGGATTTACCATTTCCGGCAAAGGCACAATCAACGGCAACGGGCACAGGTACTGGAAATCTTTCTGGCTGCGCCGGCAGGTTATCCCGAAATGTACCAATATGGACGAGTTGCGTCCCCGCCTGGTTTACATCTCCAACAGTAACGATGTGCAAATCTCCGGAGTACGCCTCATGAACTCTCCGTTCTGGACTACGCATATCTACCGCTGCAGTAACATAAAGCTGCTGAATCTCCATATTTTCGCTCCTGCCGCCCCGGTGAAAGCACCGAGCAGCGATGCGATCGATATTGACGTC
This window contains:
- a CDS encoding GNAT family N-acetyltransferase gives rise to the protein MKILRPTPQDYDELLTVWEASVRSTHHFLTEENIQFYKPLVRNQYFQAVELYIIRNREGKIAAFMGLSDELIEMLFVHPDEQGKGYGKQLMQYALHEKHIYKVDVNEQNEKAHRFYLHMGFQLIGRDETDPSGNPFPILHLQWKP
- a CDS encoding VOC family protein; translation: MKIHHIAIWTFRLEEMKEFYIRYFKGTSNEKYVNPQKGFESYFIRFDCGADLELMSRTDVQNTPIGENRLGLTHFAFALDSKEEVLELTEKLRSAGYTISGEPRTSGDGYFESVVLDPDGNRVECVFKAG
- a CDS encoding glycoside hydrolase family 28 protein — encoded protein: MKIIAFLFTAFISLQMSGQEKFPDGTPIPDWFRQNEIVNIDTLGKKYTITDYGVANDSTILQTEKIQAVIDRAAENGGGVIIIPKGTFLSGSIFFKPKTHLYMEEGAVLKGSDDISNFAIVNTRIEGQSLKYFAALVNADKVNGFTISGKGTINGNGHRYWKSFWLRRQVIPKCTNMDELRPRLVYISNSNDVQISGVRLMNSPFWTTHIYRCSNIKLLNLHIFAPAAPVKAPSSDAIDIDVCSNVLVKNCYMSVNDDAVALKGGKGPWADKDPNNGSNTNIIIEDCTYGFCHSGLTCGSESIHNRNIILRRCKISNATRLLWLKMRPDTPQHYEYILVEDITGDAKSMLLIKPWTQFFDLKGRKDIPLSRANNVTLRNISLSCDIFFNVRKSDQYELKDFTFENLNIKAKNAQCDKEIISNFEWKDVKVNQ